The Numida meleagris isolate 19003 breed g44 Domestic line chromosome 7, NumMel1.0, whole genome shotgun sequence genome contains a region encoding:
- the ATG4C gene encoding cysteine protease ATG4C isoform X2 produces MDATGTDEVEKIKSKFMSAWNNMKYSWVLKTKTYFSRNSPVFLLGKCYHFKSDESGELSTEGSNFDKINAEISGNVEEFRKDFISRIWLTYREEFPQIKGSALTTDCGWGCTLRTGQMLLAQGLMLHFLGRAWVWPDALDIENSDSESWTAHTVKKLTASFEASLTAEREPKILANHQERTLRRNCDDDEMRNEVYHRKIISWFGDSPLAAFGLHQLIEYGKKSGKIAGDWYGPAVVAHILRKAVEEARDPELQGVTVYVAQDCTVYSSDVIDRQCSFMDSGKTDTKAVIILVPVRLGGERTNMDYLEFVKGILSLEYCVGIIGGKPKQSYYFAGFQDDSLIYMDPHYCQSFVDVSIKDFPLESFHCPSPKKMSFKKMDPSCTIGFYCRSVQDFEKASEEITKMLKSSSKEKYPLFTFVKGHSRDYDFASSPLHEENDLFSEDEKKRLKRFSTEEFVLL; encoded by the exons ATGGATGCCACAGGGACAGATGAAgtggaaaagataaaatcaaAGTTTATGTCAGCATGGAACAACATGAAATACA gttgggtattgaaaacaaaaacttacTTCAGTAGAAACTCTCCAGtctttctgctgggaaaatgtTACCACTTCAAATCTGATG AATCTGGTGAACTCTCTACAGAGGGATCCAATTTTGATAAAATCAACGCGGAGATTTCAGGAAATGTTGAGGAGTTTCgtaaagatttcatttctagAATATGGCTGACTTACCGAGAAGAATTTCCTCAGATAAAGGGCTCTGCTCTCACAACGGACTGTGGCTGGGGCTGCACGCTCAGAACCGGTCAGATGTTGTTGGCTCAAGGACTTATGCTTCATTTCCTTGGGAGAG CCTGGGTCTGGCCAGACGCCTTGGACATTGAAAATTCAGATTCTGAATCCTGGACGGCCCACACAGTTAAAAAGCTGACAGCATCGTTTGAAGCATCACTTACAGCAGAAAGAGAACCCAAGATCCTGGCAAACCATCAGGAGAGAACACTACGGAGAAACTGTGATGACgatgaaatgagaaatgaagtttatcacagaaaaataatttcttggtTTGGCGACTCTCCACTGGCAGCTTTTGGCTTACATCAGCTAATAGAATATGGAAAGAAGTCTGGAAAAATTGCTGGAGATTGGTACGGGCCCGCAGTTGTTGCACACATTTTAAG AAAAGCTGTTGAAGAAGCGAGAGACCCTGAGCTGCAGGGAGTGACAGTCTATGTTGCTCAGGATTGTACAG TCTACAGTTCAGATGTTATTGACAGACAGTGTTCTTTTATGGACTCtggaaaaacagacacaaaagcTGTAATTATATTAGTTCCGGTGAGACTCGGTGGAGAAAGAACAAACATGGACTACTTAGAGTTTGTAAAG GGAATTTTAAGCCTTGAGTATTGTGTCGGTATTATTGGTGGCAAACCCAAGCAGTCGTATTACTTTGCTGGATTTCAAG ATGACAGTTTGATTTACATGGATCCTCATTACTGCCAATCTTTTGTAGATGTCAGCATAAAGGATTTCCCTCTTGAG TCATTCCACTGTCCTTCTCCCAAAAAGATGTCATTCAAAAAAATGGATCCGAGCTGCACGATAGGATTTTACTGTAGAAGCGTGCAGGACTTTGAGAAGGCTTCTGAGGAAATAACGAAG ATGCTGAAATCTTCATCCAAGGAGAAATACCCCTTGTTTACTTTTGTAAAGGGTCATTCCAGAGACTATGACTTTGCTTCCAGTCCACTCCATGAAGAAAATGACCTTTTCTCTgaggatgaaaagaaaagattaaaaagattTAGTACTGAGGAGTTTGTCTTGCTTTAA
- the ATG4C gene encoding cysteine protease ATG4C isoform X1: MDATGTDEVEKIKSKFMSAWNNMKYSWVLKTKTYFSRNSPVFLLGKCYHFKSDESGELSTEGSNFDKINAEISGNVEEFRKDFISRIWLTYREEFPQIKGSALTTDCGWGCTLRTGQMLLAQGLMLHFLGRAWVWPDALDIENSDSESWTAHTVKKLTASFEASLTAEREPKILANHQERTLRRNCDDDEMRNEVYHRKIISWFGDSPLAAFGLHQLIEYGKKSGKIAGDWYGPAVVAHILRKAVEEARDPELQGVTVYVAQDCTVYSSDVIDRQCSFMDSGKTDTKAVIILVPVRLGGERTNMDYLEFVKGILSLEYCVGIIGGKPKQSYYFAGFQDDSLIYMDPHYCQSFVDVSIKDFPLESFHCPSPKKMSFKKMDPSCTIGFYCRSVQDFEKASEEITKVHGEDIQQITERCSEPRSQPDRGQTLGCTGPLQCRSMASGFSIRMGKSCLSDGKQRREESIHCLHFKKDGTGALRSTYGIRNAKHDRMFSGFCQRYMKERLCWDAQL, translated from the exons ATGGATGCCACAGGGACAGATGAAgtggaaaagataaaatcaaAGTTTATGTCAGCATGGAACAACATGAAATACA gttgggtattgaaaacaaaaacttacTTCAGTAGAAACTCTCCAGtctttctgctgggaaaatgtTACCACTTCAAATCTGATG AATCTGGTGAACTCTCTACAGAGGGATCCAATTTTGATAAAATCAACGCGGAGATTTCAGGAAATGTTGAGGAGTTTCgtaaagatttcatttctagAATATGGCTGACTTACCGAGAAGAATTTCCTCAGATAAAGGGCTCTGCTCTCACAACGGACTGTGGCTGGGGCTGCACGCTCAGAACCGGTCAGATGTTGTTGGCTCAAGGACTTATGCTTCATTTCCTTGGGAGAG CCTGGGTCTGGCCAGACGCCTTGGACATTGAAAATTCAGATTCTGAATCCTGGACGGCCCACACAGTTAAAAAGCTGACAGCATCGTTTGAAGCATCACTTACAGCAGAAAGAGAACCCAAGATCCTGGCAAACCATCAGGAGAGAACACTACGGAGAAACTGTGATGACgatgaaatgagaaatgaagtttatcacagaaaaataatttcttggtTTGGCGACTCTCCACTGGCAGCTTTTGGCTTACATCAGCTAATAGAATATGGAAAGAAGTCTGGAAAAATTGCTGGAGATTGGTACGGGCCCGCAGTTGTTGCACACATTTTAAG AAAAGCTGTTGAAGAAGCGAGAGACCCTGAGCTGCAGGGAGTGACAGTCTATGTTGCTCAGGATTGTACAG TCTACAGTTCAGATGTTATTGACAGACAGTGTTCTTTTATGGACTCtggaaaaacagacacaaaagcTGTAATTATATTAGTTCCGGTGAGACTCGGTGGAGAAAGAACAAACATGGACTACTTAGAGTTTGTAAAG GGAATTTTAAGCCTTGAGTATTGTGTCGGTATTATTGGTGGCAAACCCAAGCAGTCGTATTACTTTGCTGGATTTCAAG ATGACAGTTTGATTTACATGGATCCTCATTACTGCCAATCTTTTGTAGATGTCAGCATAAAGGATTTCCCTCTTGAG TCATTCCACTGTCCTTCTCCCAAAAAGATGTCATTCAAAAAAATGGATCCGAGCTGCACGATAGGATTTTACTGTAGAAGCGTGCAGGACTTTGAGAAGGCTTCTGAGGAAATAACGAAG GTTCATGGAGAAGATATTCAGCAGATCACAGAGAGATGCTCTGAACCACGATCCCAACCTGATCGAGGCCAAACCCTTGGCTGTACTGGGCCTCTCCAGTGCAG GAGCATGGCCTCGGGTTTCTCCATCCGTATGGGAAAAAGTTGCTTGTCTGATGGtaaacaaagaagagaagaatcGATCCACTGTCTTCACTTTAAAAAAGATG gaACCGGGGCACTAAGGAGTACATACGGCattagaaatgcaaaacatGACCGCATGTTCTCAGGATTTTGTCAGCGCTACATGAAAGAGCGCTTGTGCTGGGATGCTCAGCTCTGA